The Helicobacter mustelae genome has a segment encoding these proteins:
- the prfA gene encoding peptide chain release factor 1, with the protein MLISKLLPIIKRHDEITALLVDPAITSDIKALTNLSKEQSEIQEITQQTKAYMATLDTIRDLEDLILEDKALAGMAKEELEVLRERAKNLEESIKTLLIPKDPNDGKNIYLELRAGTGGDEAGIFVGDLFRAYCRYADLKKWKVEIISSSENNVGGYKEIIALIKGEGVYSRLKFESGTHRVQRVPATESQGRIHTSAITVALMPEVDEVEVVLNPSDLRIEVFRAGGHGGQCVNTTDSAVRITHIPTGINVSIQDEKSQHKNKEKALKILRSRIYDAQMEQQQVQNAQTRKNQVGSGDRSERIRTYNYPQNRLTDHRIGLTLYSLEEVMLSGNLDPIIDPLTAHARSVELE; encoded by the coding sequence ATGCTTATTTCCAAACTTCTACCCATCATTAAAAGACATGATGAAATCACTGCTCTGCTTGTCGATCCCGCCATTACTTCTGATATCAAGGCACTCACAAATCTAAGCAAAGAGCAGAGCGAAATCCAAGAGATCACACAACAAACCAAGGCCTACATGGCCACGCTAGATACCATAAGGGATCTAGAAGATCTGATCCTAGAAGACAAGGCCTTAGCTGGCATGGCCAAAGAAGAACTAGAGGTTTTAAGAGAGAGAGCAAAAAACCTAGAAGAAAGCATCAAAACACTCCTCATTCCAAAAGATCCCAACGATGGCAAAAACATCTATCTAGAGTTGCGCGCTGGAACGGGCGGGGATGAGGCTGGAATTTTTGTAGGAGATTTGTTTCGGGCGTATTGTCGCTATGCAGATCTCAAAAAATGGAAAGTAGAGATCATTAGCTCAAGTGAAAACAATGTAGGGGGCTACAAAGAGATCATCGCGCTCATCAAGGGAGAGGGTGTTTATTCAAGACTGAAATTTGAAAGCGGCACCCATCGCGTGCAGCGCGTACCCGCTACAGAGTCCCAGGGGCGCATTCACACTTCTGCCATCACCGTAGCTTTGATGCCAGAAGTGGATGAGGTAGAGGTGGTGCTAAACCCAAGCGATCTGCGTATCGAGGTCTTCCGAGCGGGCGGACATGGTGGGCAATGCGTCAATACCACAGACTCTGCAGTGCGCATCACTCACATCCCCACAGGCATCAATGTATCCATCCAAGATGAAAAATCCCAGCACAAAAACAAAGAAAAGGCTCTAAAAATCTTGCGCTCAAGGATTTATGATGCTCAGATGGAGCAGCAGCAGGTGCAAAACGCCCAAACCAGAAAAAACCAAGTGGGAAGCGGGGATAGGAGCGAGCGCATCCGAACCTACAATTATCCACAAAATCGCCTCACAGACCACCGAATAGGACTCACCCTCTATAGCCTGGAGGAAGTCATGCTATCAGGCAATCTTGACCCCATCATAGATCCGCTTACTGCACATGCCAGAAGCGTAGAACTCGAATAA
- the rpsT gene encoding 30S ribosomal protein S20 has product MANHKSAEKRIRQTIKRTERNRYYRTRIKNIIKAVRTSVAANEVEKAQEALKIANKELHKFVSKGIIKKNTASRRVSRLNAAVKKIALSA; this is encoded by the coding sequence ATGGCCAATCATAAATCCGCAGAAAAAAGAATTCGCCAGACCATCAAAAGAACAGAGCGAAATCGCTACTACAGAACAAGAATCAAAAATATCATCAAAGCGGTGCGCACAAGCGTGGCTGCCAATGAAGTAGAAAAAGCCCAAGAAGCTCTGAAAATCGCAAACAAAGAACTCCATAAGTTTGTCAGCAAAGGTATCATCAAGAAAAATACCGCTTCAAGGAGAGTAAGCCGTCTAAATGCCGCGGTGAAAAAGATCGCCCTATCTGCATAA
- the glmM gene encoding phosphoglucosamine mutase: protein MKIFGTDGVRGKAGSDITPFLVLRLGIAAGLYFRKHSVTNKILVGKDTRRSGYMIENALVSALTSVGYDVIQVGPMPTPAVAFLTEDMRCDGGIMISASHNPYEDNGIKFFDRLGFKLDEGAEREIEEIFKNENLIQNSFKTHVEIGSSKRIDDVNGRYIVQIKKSFPKDFTMQGIRVVLDAANGSAYKVAPTIFSELGADVIVIHNQPNGYNINEQCGAIAPNALSEAVKTYRADVGFGLDGDADRLVVVDNEGAIVHGDQLIGALARYQFLTGRLKNQKIVATVMSNFGLEEFLNGMDIKLIRCDVGDKYVSDCMQREDLNFGGEQSGHIIFSDYAKTGDGLVSALQVVAYLKHIGQRASQALHPFELTPQLLCNLPVSQKKPLEEIEGYGEWLQEIEGRHIRHLVRYSGTENKLRILFEGRDKKELDTLMQDFTEFLSKVL from the coding sequence ATGAAAATCTTTGGAACAGATGGTGTGAGAGGAAAGGCTGGGAGTGATATCACTCCGTTTCTGGTACTGCGACTGGGCATAGCAGCGGGATTGTATTTCCGTAAACATAGTGTGACAAATAAGATTTTGGTGGGCAAGGACACGCGTCGCAGTGGGTATATGATAGAAAATGCACTGGTCTCTGCACTGACTTCTGTGGGTTATGATGTCATCCAAGTGGGCCCCATGCCTACTCCAGCAGTGGCATTTCTCACTGAAGACATGCGCTGTGATGGGGGGATTATGATTAGTGCTAGTCACAATCCCTATGAAGACAATGGCATCAAATTTTTTGATCGCCTGGGTTTTAAGCTTGATGAAGGGGCGGAGCGAGAGATTGAGGAGATTTTCAAAAATGAAAATCTCATTCAAAATAGCTTTAAGACCCATGTTGAGATTGGTAGCTCTAAGCGGATTGATGATGTGAATGGTCGCTATATCGTGCAGATCAAAAAATCCTTTCCCAAGGATTTTACTATGCAGGGGATCCGCGTGGTGCTAGATGCTGCTAATGGCTCAGCCTATAAAGTCGCTCCTACGATCTTTTCTGAGCTTGGAGCAGACGTGATTGTGATCCACAATCAGCCCAATGGCTATAATATCAATGAACAATGTGGCGCAATTGCACCAAATGCTCTGAGTGAGGCGGTAAAAACCTATCGCGCGGATGTTGGCTTTGGACTTGATGGGGATGCAGATCGATTGGTGGTGGTGGATAATGAGGGAGCAATCGTGCATGGCGATCAGCTTATTGGCGCACTTGCTAGATACCAATTCCTCACAGGGCGCCTCAAAAATCAAAAGATTGTCGCCACAGTCATGAGTAATTTTGGACTGGAAGAATTTCTAAATGGCATGGATATCAAACTCATACGTTGTGATGTGGGGGATAAATATGTGAGTGATTGCATGCAAAGAGAAGATCTCAATTTTGGAGGAGAGCAGAGTGGGCATATTATTTTTAGTGATTATGCAAAGACTGGTGATGGGCTTGTGAGTGCATTGCAGGTTGTGGCATATCTCAAACATATTGGGCAAAGAGCAAGCCAGGCCCTTCATCCCTTTGAGCTCACCCCTCAGCTCTTGTGCAATCTTCCTGTGAGCCAAAAAAAGCCTTTAGAGGAAATTGAGGGCTATGGGGAGTGGTTGCAGGAGATAGAAGGCAGGCATATTCGCCATTTGGTGCGCTATTCTGGCACAGAAAATAAGCTTAGAATCCTGTTTGAGGGCAGGGATAAAAAAGAGCTAGATACCCTCATGCAAGACTTCACAGAATTCCTCTCCAAGGTGTTGTGA
- the lspA gene encoding signal peptidase II: MRQFYWIFFLVFLLDQGIKLYFVQQCGGREFCMVWDSKMLSLMLVFNKGVAFSFLSMLGDWLKYLQIVFMLGIGIVLYLQRKFFFAYRIAFGLIFGAGSSNLLDRFTYGGVVDYVYWHYGFDFAVFNFADVMIDAGVVLLLFGFWRERKQNPSPKAP; the protein is encoded by the coding sequence GTGCGTCAGTTTTATTGGATTTTTTTCTTGGTTTTTTTGCTAGATCAGGGGATAAAGTTGTATTTTGTGCAGCAATGTGGGGGCAGGGAGTTTTGCATGGTGTGGGATAGCAAGATGCTTTCTTTGATGTTGGTGTTTAATAAAGGGGTGGCATTTTCTTTTTTGTCCATGCTTGGGGATTGGCTCAAATATCTACAGATTGTTTTTATGCTGGGTATTGGGATTGTGCTTTATTTGCAGCGTAAGTTTTTCTTTGCCTATAGGATTGCATTTGGATTGATTTTTGGTGCGGGTAGCAGCAATCTCCTTGATCGCTTCACCTATGGAGGAGTGGTGGATTATGTGTATTGGCATTATGGTTTTGATTTTGCGGTGTTTAATTTTGCAGATGTCATGATTGATGCGGGGGTAGTGCTACTGCTTTTTGGATTTTGGCGCGAGCGCAAGCAAAATCCTAGCCCAAAGGCCCCCTAG
- the hemW gene encoding radical SAM family heme chaperone HemW, which yields MILYIHIPFCTSRCGYCTFNSFENKHALIPAYINALCTDLASHSTSQRLDSIFFGGGTPNTLDPRAFEKIFATLHRHFSLAPKCEITLESNPDLVTKQWCKDLHTLGANRLSFGVQSFFADKLAFLQREHSQRDIHHALECATRAGFQNLSIDLIYDTPLDNEKRIKEETSLASALPINHLSAYSLTIEKQSRLQKQGVQEAKESLFDCIRQNLAKHNFTQYETSNYARGYKVAHNLAYWRNEDYIGCGCGAVGKRGDVRSYTHQNLEAYIADPTYRKKERLSKEDKVLETLFLGLRSEVGVSLEVFQIQKTSTQNIEQKISWLLEEEKCYIQDHKLFAKDYFLADEIALFLS from the coding sequence TTGATTTTATACATTCATATCCCTTTTTGCACCAGTCGCTGCGGGTATTGCACCTTCAATTCTTTTGAAAACAAGCATGCGCTCATCCCCGCCTACATCAATGCGCTCTGCACAGATCTAGCCTCTCATTCCACATCACAGAGACTAGATTCCATATTTTTTGGTGGGGGCACGCCAAACACCCTAGACCCCAGGGCTTTTGAGAAAATCTTTGCAACTCTGCATAGGCATTTTTCCCTTGCACCTAAATGTGAAATCACTCTAGAGAGCAATCCTGATTTGGTCACCAAACAATGGTGCAAGGACCTCCATACGCTTGGAGCCAATCGCCTAAGCTTTGGGGTGCAGAGCTTTTTTGCCGACAAATTAGCGTTCTTGCAAAGAGAACACAGTCAAAGAGATATCCATCATGCACTAGAATGTGCAACACGGGCAGGATTTCAAAATCTCAGCATAGATCTCATCTATGACACTCCACTAGATAATGAAAAACGCATAAAAGAAGAGACTTCCCTTGCAAGCGCCCTGCCCATCAATCATCTCTCTGCCTATAGCCTCACAATAGAAAAACAATCCCGCCTCCAAAAACAAGGAGTGCAAGAAGCAAAAGAGAGTCTTTTTGATTGCATCCGTCAAAATCTCGCTAAACACAACTTCACCCAATATGAGACTTCCAATTATGCTAGAGGCTATAAGGTTGCGCATAATCTTGCTTATTGGCGCAATGAGGATTATATTGGCTGTGGTTGTGGAGCTGTGGGGAAGAGGGGGGATGTGCGCAGCTACACCCATCAAAATCTAGAGGCCTATATTGCCGATCCCACCTATCGCAAAAAAGAGAGATTAAGCAAAGAAGATAAAGTCCTAGAAACATTATTCTTGGGATTACGCAGTGAGGTGGGGGTGAGTTTAGAGGTCTTTCAAATCCAAAAGACTTCCACCCAAAACATCGAGCAAAAAATCTCCTGGCTCTTAGAGGAGGAGAAATGCTACATACAAGATCACAAACTCTTTGCTAAAGATTACTTTCTAGCAGATGAAATTGCACTGTTTTTAAGCTAG
- a CDS encoding c-type cytochrome: MKKALVILSLGVVALYANPAKIVKTKCAVCHGQKMEKAALGKSAIVNTLSAKQIEEDLRGYKAKTLNRHGLGGTMWGQAASLSDEDIKGLAKYISTDLKDKK, encoded by the coding sequence ATGAAAAAAGCTTTGGTTATTTTATCACTGGGAGTGGTTGCGCTTTATGCAAATCCTGCGAAAATCGTCAAGACAAAATGTGCGGTTTGTCATGGACAAAAAATGGAAAAAGCCGCACTTGGTAAAAGTGCCATCGTGAACACTTTGAGTGCAAAGCAAATCGAGGAAGATTTGAGAGGATATAAGGCAAAAACCTTGAACAGACATGGACTTGGTGGGACAATGTGGGGTCAGGCAGCCTCCCTATCTGATGAGGATATCAAGGGTCTTGCCAAATACATCTCCACAGATCTCAAAGACAAAAAATAA
- a CDS encoding RNA pyrophosphohydrolase produces MEKKYRPNVAAVIVSSKYPSVCEFFLGQRSDMKGVWQFPQGGIDEGENPREALFRELREEIGTDEVEILVECPKWIAYDFPNTVSKKMYPFDGQIQKYFLVRLKKEVDINLNTKNPEFSAYRFVDYNTLLSLVNHFKKNVYKEVLEYFQKEGYL; encoded by the coding sequence ATGGAAAAAAAATATCGCCCCAATGTTGCTGCTGTCATCGTTTCCTCAAAATATCCCAGTGTTTGTGAATTCTTTCTTGGTCAAAGAAGCGATATGAAAGGCGTTTGGCAGTTTCCTCAAGGCGGGATTGATGAGGGAGAAAATCCTAGAGAAGCGCTATTTCGCGAGCTTAGAGAGGAGATTGGCACAGATGAGGTGGAGATCCTTGTAGAATGCCCCAAATGGATTGCTTATGATTTCCCCAACACAGTTTCCAAAAAAATGTACCCCTTTGATGGTCAGATCCAAAAATATTTTTTGGTGCGTCTTAAAAAAGAAGTTGATATCAATCTCAATACCAAAAACCCAGAATTTAGTGCCTATCGATTTGTAGACTACAACACTCTGCTAAGCCTTGTGAATCATTTTAAAAAAAATGTCTATAAAGAAGTGCTAGAGTATTTTCAAAAGGAGGGGTATTTGTAA
- a CDS encoding aspartate kinase — protein MLIVQKYGGTSMGDCDRIWNVANRVAQTKRAGHSVAVVVSAMSGVTDTLVGYTKYFGESPNPRESDMVLSSGERITSALLAIALSSMGFKAISLSGRRARVFTDDIHTKARITHIDPREIQHFLKEDYIVVVAGFQGITKQGEVTTLGRGGSDLSAVAIAGALHADLCEIYTDVDGIYTTDPRVESRAKKIDKISYDEMLELASMGAKVLFNRSVELAKKWNIPLITRSSFGDDEGTLITDEENIMEKAIVSGVALDKNQARVSMGDVSDRPGIAAEIFGTLAQANINVDMIVQTIGRDGKTDLDFTIPESEVKEAREALKRFGGVDVDCEIAKVSIVGVGMKSHSGVASTAFHALAKENINIMMISTSEIKVSMVIALKYAELAVRALHGAYELDA, from the coding sequence ATGTTAATCGTGCAAAAATATGGGGGAACTAGCATGGGGGATTGTGATAGGATTTGGAACGTCGCAAATCGTGTAGCGCAAACAAAAAGAGCAGGGCACTCTGTGGCGGTAGTGGTATCTGCCATGAGTGGAGTGACAGATACGCTTGTGGGCTACACCAAGTATTTTGGAGAATCTCCCAATCCAAGGGAGAGTGATATGGTGCTAAGTTCTGGGGAGCGCATCACCAGCGCATTGCTAGCCATTGCTTTGTCTTCTATGGGATTTAAGGCCATTTCTTTGAGTGGTAGAAGGGCTAGGGTTTTTACAGATGACATCCACACCAAAGCAAGGATCACGCATATTGACCCAAGAGAAATACAGCATTTCCTCAAAGAGGATTATATCGTCGTGGTTGCGGGTTTTCAGGGGATCACCAAGCAAGGTGAGGTGACCACGCTTGGACGGGGAGGTAGCGATCTTTCCGCAGTGGCGATTGCTGGGGCGTTGCACGCGGATTTGTGCGAGATCTACACAGATGTAGATGGCATCTATACCACAGATCCAAGGGTGGAGTCTAGGGCAAAGAAGATTGACAAGATTAGCTATGATGAAATGTTGGAGCTTGCTTCCATGGGGGCTAAAGTCTTGTTCAATCGTTCTGTGGAGCTTGCCAAAAAATGGAATATCCCCCTCATCACGCGGAGCTCTTTTGGTGATGATGAAGGGACATTGATCACAGATGAGGAGAATATCATGGAAAAAGCAATCGTAAGTGGCGTGGCGCTAGATAAGAATCAGGCGCGTGTAAGCATGGGGGATGTGAGCGATCGCCCCGGTATTGCCGCTGAGATTTTTGGCACCTTGGCACAGGCAAATATCAATGTGGATATGATTGTGCAGACCATTGGGAGAGATGGCAAGACGGATTTGGATTTCACCATCCCTGAGTCAGAGGTCAAGGAGGCGCGCGAGGCATTGAAGCGTTTTGGGGGCGTGGATGTGGATTGTGAAATCGCAAAGGTATCTATCGTGGGAGTGGGCATGAAGTCGCATTCTGGCGTGGCGAGCACGGCATTTCATGCGCTTGCAAAAGAAAATATCAACATCATGATGATTAGCACCAGCGAGATTAAAGTCTCCATGGTGATTGCGCTTAAATATGCTGAGCTTGCGGTGCGTGCATTGCATGGCGCTTATGAGCTAGATGCATGA
- a CDS encoding HobA family DNA replication regulator: MMEISDWMLKNIREEHNKIALDSDWLEIERFTLVSLLSRMISHVLNGGTLLVCTEDRLEWFEKFVIQNINRPITARPLVPIFGVSEILPKIQSQDPALVLDMLSLSYKDFAFWYIGRAQGDVAKLALSKDDSFLWLLDDSMQKALNLSTKEKIKIEYKLIQLYKIFEEALFGAMFGNIILE, from the coding sequence ATGATGGAGATTTCAGATTGGATGCTCAAAAACATCCGCGAGGAGCATAACAAAATCGCTCTTGATAGCGATTGGCTAGAGATTGAGCGCTTTACTCTAGTGAGCCTGCTTTCCCGCATGATTTCTCATGTTCTTAATGGCGGGACGTTGCTTGTATGCACAGAGGATCGCTTGGAGTGGTTTGAGAAATTTGTGATCCAAAACATCAATCGCCCCATCACAGCGCGCCCATTGGTCCCTATTTTTGGGGTTTCTGAGATCCTGCCAAAGATCCAATCCCAAGATCCAGCCCTGGTGCTAGATATGCTTTCTTTGAGTTATAAGGATTTTGCATTTTGGTATATTGGCAGGGCACAAGGAGATGTAGCAAAGCTTGCGCTCAGCAAGGATGATAGTTTTTTGTGGTTGCTTGATGACTCTATGCAAAAGGCTCTAAATCTCAGCACTAAAGAAAAAATAAAAATCGAATACAAGCTCATCCAGCTTTATAAAATCTTTGAAGAAGCACTCTTTGGCGCGATGTTTGGGAATATCATTCTGGAGTGA
- a CDS encoding DNA polymerase III subunit delta': MSRIILSNDIMQEVCYQSSLLDPQFCRVFLSQEEEVLKEFKIEHAHEVIAEAYISSSKEKTLILGASFYNGFAQNALLKILEEPPKNTTFVLIGKNKNTFLPTVRSRLHIEDKRIRAKIRDFSLDLNALSLQGIYEYLKQRHENSYEYTKQKIQSLLFSAKKAGYVLSQEELQSFDEALLASFNHQQFSFVLLPLLLMLLEKKNQR; this comes from the coding sequence ATGAGTAGAATCATCCTAAGCAATGACATCATGCAAGAAGTTTGCTATCAAAGCTCCTTGCTAGATCCCCAATTTTGTCGCGTATTTCTCTCTCAGGAAGAAGAGGTTTTGAAAGAATTCAAGATCGAGCATGCCCATGAAGTGATTGCAGAGGCATACATCAGCTCAAGCAAAGAAAAGACACTGATTTTGGGGGCGAGTTTTTATAATGGTTTTGCGCAAAATGCGCTGTTAAAGATCTTGGAAGAACCACCAAAAAACACCACCTTTGTCCTGATAGGAAAAAACAAAAATACTTTTTTGCCAACTGTGCGCTCGCGCCTGCATATAGAGGACAAAAGAATTCGCGCAAAAATCAGAGATTTTTCCCTGGATCTCAATGCTCTGAGCCTGCAGGGAATTTATGAATATCTCAAGCAGAGGCATGAAAACTCCTATGAATACACCAAGCAAAAGATTCAATCTCTGCTTTTTAGCGCCAAGAAGGCTGGGTATGTTTTGAGCCAGGAGGAGTTACAAAGCTTTGATGAGGCCCTCCTAGCCTCCTTTAATCACCAACAATTCTCCTTTGTGCTACTGCCTTTATTGCTCATGCTTTTGGAAAAAAAGAATCAAAGATGA
- the folP gene encoding dihydropteroate synthase — translation MTQIKTLNPDFLPQAFARIGSDAMGCAIMGKKSQILAFEITHLSLSATLILKQEAIGVGGDFATPRDCILARDAFYDGVLFGTKAQLQRLLNKLKTQPFGLGDLAKRLKAHLSQRKDFGTQIMAVINLTPDSFFVDSRSNALDAKQKILSLLEMEVGMIDIGGASSRPGSQILEAEEELLRLREVFDFIASQKLYLQKKFSIDTYNVEVAKAALDSGFAILNDVSGFQNPGMLELAASYKATVILMHTRGSPKEMQNLTNYEHLFGEMSAFFAEKITALKNMGVYDIILDIGFGFAKNLEQNLDLIAHLRHFESFGLPLLVGASRKSTIQKILNKTPEDSLSGTLAMHFLALLNGANILRVHDPLEHLDLLKIYQAYQHQQGETCISPL, via the coding sequence ATGACACAAATAAAAACCCTAAATCCTGATTTTTTGCCTCAGGCATTTGCGCGCATTGGCAGTGATGCTATGGGATGTGCAATCATGGGTAAAAAATCCCAAATCCTAGCCTTTGAGATTACGCATCTTTCTTTGAGTGCCACCCTCATTTTGAAGCAAGAGGCCATTGGTGTGGGTGGGGATTTTGCCACTCCAAGGGATTGCATTCTAGCAAGGGATGCTTTTTATGATGGTGTGCTTTTTGGCACAAAGGCACAGCTCCAAAGACTGCTAAACAAACTCAAAACCCAGCCCTTTGGGTTAGGGGATCTAGCAAAGAGACTCAAGGCTCATCTATCCCAGCGCAAAGACTTTGGCACACAGATTATGGCAGTGATTAATCTCACGCCCGATAGTTTTTTTGTGGATTCAAGATCAAACGCCCTGGATGCCAAACAAAAAATCCTCTCTTTGCTTGAGATGGAAGTGGGGATGATTGACATTGGAGGTGCGAGCTCTCGCCCGGGCAGTCAGATTCTAGAGGCAGAGGAGGAGCTTTTGCGCTTGAGGGAGGTTTTTGATTTTATTGCTTCTCAAAAGCTTTATTTACAAAAGAAATTTTCCATCGACACCTATAATGTCGAGGTAGCAAAAGCGGCGCTTGATAGTGGCTTTGCCATCCTCAATGATGTTAGTGGTTTCCAAAACCCCGGGATGCTAGAGCTTGCAGCTAGTTATAAGGCTACAGTGATTTTGATGCATACAAGAGGCAGTCCAAAAGAAATGCAAAATCTCACAAATTATGAGCATCTTTTTGGGGAGATGAGTGCGTTTTTTGCAGAAAAAATCACGGCACTCAAAAACATGGGGGTCTATGACATCATCCTAGACATTGGTTTTGGTTTTGCCAAAAATTTGGAGCAAAATCTAGATCTCATCGCCCACCTTAGGCATTTTGAGAGTTTTGGCCTCCCCTTGCTTGTTGGGGCAAGCCGCAAGAGCACTATCCAAAAAATTCTTAACAAGACTCCAGAGGATAGCCTAAGCGGGACCTTGGCCATGCATTTTTTGGCGCTTTTGAATGGCGCAAATATCTTGCGTGTGCATGATCCCTTGGAGCATTTGGATCTGCTAAAGATCTATCAAGCCTATCAGCATCAGCAAGGAGAGACATGCATAAGCCCTCTGTAA